A window from Peromyscus eremicus chromosome 5, PerEre_H2_v1, whole genome shotgun sequence encodes these proteins:
- the Skida1 gene encoding SKI/DACH domain-containing protein 1, with the protein MGDLKSGFEEVDGVRLGYLIIKGKQMFALSQVFTDLLKNIPRTTVHKRMDHLKVKKHHCDLEELRKLKAINSIAFHAAKCTLISREDVEALYTSCKTERVLKTKRRRVGRALATKAPPPERAAAASPRPAFWKDKHQLWRGLSGAARPLPISAQSQRPGAAAARPAAHLPQIFSKYPGSHYPEIVRSPCKPPLNYETAPLQGNYVAFHSDPAYFRSLLCSKHPAAAAAAAAAAAAAAAAAAAAYYQASAAGPQPKAATGAGGPVSLTYRCKRKRGGAKNCLLAPHAGARRLLLLPRSYKAKAAAAAAAAAAAAAAAAGATCLERFHLVNSFCPPPHHHHHHHHHHHHHHHRAQQPAPSHHPPHHHRPQPHLGSFPESCSSDSESSSYSDHAANDSDFGSSLSSSSNSMSSEEEEEEGEEEEEEEEEEEGGSGASDSSEISSEEEDSSTESDSSSGSSQVSVQSIRFRRTSFCKPPSVQAQANFLYHLASAAAATKPAAFEDAGRLPDLKSSVKAESPEEWSLQGWAPKGAPVYCPASMGSCFPEIRNDRVSEITFPHSEISSTVKRTDLTINCLAEGASSPSPKTNNVFPQQRILREARKCLQATPTTHCSDNNTIAARFLNNDSCGTATNSGKDSKIPHCLEFATDLASSQTDPEVDAAAAAAAAAKAENLCTNTGDKTLPFLHNIKIKVEDSSANEDYEPDLITDKLKCECNDTKGEFYSVTEKKEEDAFLTTAKEGFACPEKETPSLNPLAQSQGLSCTLGSPKPEDGEYKFGARVRKNYRTLVLGKRPVLQTPPVKPNLKSARSPRPTGKTETHEGTLDDFTVLNRRKKVASNVASAVKRPFNFMANFPCPPSLIIGKDGDLWPAYSLNTTKDSQPPHKAHPIWKWQLGGSAIPLPPSHKFRKFNS; encoded by the coding sequence ATGGGAGACCTGAAGTCAGGTTTCGAAGAGGTGGATGGCGTGAGGCTCGGCTACCTCATCATTAAAGGAAAGCAAATGTTTGCTCTCTCCCAAGTCTTCACAGATCTGCTGAAAAACATCCCGAGGACGACCGTGCACAAGCGCATGGATCATCTGAAAGTGAAAAAGCACCACTGCGATCTGGAGGAGTTgcggaaactcaaagcaatcaaCAGTATCGCCTTCCACGCGGCCAAATGCACGCTCATCTCCCGGGAAGACGTAGAAGCGCTCTATACCTCCTGCAAAACCGAGCGTGTGCTCAAGACCAAGCGCAGGAGGGTCGGACGGGCCCTGGCCACAAAGGCGCCGCCGCCAgagcgcgccgccgccgccagccCCCGCCCGGCTTTTTGGAAGGACAAGCACCAACTTTGGCGGGGCCTGAGCGGAGCCGCGCGGCCCCTGCCAATCAGCGCGCAGTCCCAGCGTCCGGGCGCCGCAGCCGCGCGCCCCGCCGCCCATCTACCTCAGATTTTTAGCAAATACCCGGGCTCGCACTACCCGGAGATCGTTCGCTCGCCTTGCAAACCCCCTTTAAACTATGAAACTGCCCCGCTCCAGGGAAACTACGTCGCCTTCCACTCGGATCCCGCTTATTTTCGGAGCCTGCTGTGCAGCAAGCACccggcggccgccgccgccgccgccgccgctgccgctgccgccgccgccgccgccgccgccgcctacTACCAGGCGTCGGCGGCCGGGCCCCAGCCCAAGGCGGCGACCGGAGCCGGGGGCCCGGTGAGCCTGACCTACCGCTGCAAACGCAAGCGCGGGGGCGCCAAGAACTGCCTGCTCGCGCCTCACGCCGGCGCCCGGCgactgctgctgctgcccaggTCCTACAAAGccaaggcggcggcggcggcggcagcggcggcagcggcggcggcggcggccgccggGGCCACTTGCTTGGAGAGGTTTCATCTGGTCAACAGCTTCTGCCcgcctccccaccaccaccaccaccaccaccaccatcaccatcaccaccaccatcggGCCCAGCAGCCAGCGCCGAGTCACCACCCCCCTCACCACCACCGACCGCAGCCCCATCTAGGAAGCTTTCCCGAGAGTTGTAGCAGCGACTCCGAGTCCAGCTCCTACTCCGACCATGCAGCCAACGACTCGGATTTTGGATCCAGTTTGTCCAGCTCCAGCAACTCGATGTcctcagaggaagaggaggaggaaggagaggaggaggaggaagaggaggaggaggaagaggggggcagCGGGGCCTCGGATTCCAGTGAAATCAGCTCCGAGGAGGAGGACTCGTCCACCGAGTCAGACTCCAGCTCCGGTTCCAGCCAAGTGTCAGTGCAGAGCATCCGTTTCAGGCGCACCAGCTTCTGCAAGCCTCCCAGCGTGCAGGCGCAGGCCAACTTCTTGTACCATCTGGCCTCCGCCGCCGCTGCAACCAAACCCGCTGCTTTCGAGGATGCCGGCCGACTTCCCGACCTCAAGAGTAGTGTCAAAGCCGAGTCGCCAGAGGAGTGGAGTCTGCAGGGCTGGGCTCCCAAAGGGGCTCCGGTGTACTGCCCGGCCAGCATGGGGAGTTGTTTCCCAGAGATAAGGAACGATAGGGTATCTGAGATTACATTCCCACACTCTGAAATTTCCAGTACTGTAAAGAGAACTGACCTGACAATTAACTGCCTGGCAGAGGGGGCCTCTTCACCTAGCCCAAAGACAAACAATGTATTTCCACAACAAAGAATACTCCGAGAGGCTAGGAAATGCCTACAAGCAACTCCTACGACACACTGTTCAGATAATAATACAATAGCTGCTAGGTTCTTAAATAATGATTCTTGTGGAACAGCAACAAATTCAGGAAAAGATTCCAAAATCCCTCATTGTCTTGAATTTGCGACGGATTTGGCCTCTTCGCAGACTGATCCCGAAGtggatgcagcagcagcagcagcagcagcagctaaagCTGAGAATCTCTGCACTAATACAGGCGACAAGACATTGCCATTTCTGCACAATATTAAAATCAAAGTAGAAGACAGTAGTGCTAATGAAGACTATGAACCCGATCTTATCACAGATAAGCTAAAGTGCGAGTGCAATGATACCAAGGGTGAGTTTTACAGTGTCAccgagaagaaagaggaggacgCCTTTTTAACCACAGCCAAGGAAGGCTTTGCATGCCCTGAGAAAGAAACTCCTTCCTTAAACCCACTGGCTCAGAGTCAGGGCCTTTCATGCACTTTAGGATCTCCAAAACCTGAGGATGGGGAATATAAATTTGGTGCCAGGGTGAGAAAAAATTACCGGACACTAGTACTGGGTAAACGACCAGTCCTTCAGACACCTCCAGTCAAACCAAATTTGAAATCAGCTAGAAGCCCTCGTCCTACAGGTAAAACTGAGACACATGAAGGAACACTGGATGACTTTACGGTTTTAAACAGACGCAAAAAGGTAGCCAGCAATGTAGCATCAGCAGTGAAAAGGCCATTTAATTTCATGGCAAATTTTCCTTGTCCACCATCACTCATTATTGGGAAGGATGGGGATTTGTGGCCAGCGTATTCCTTAAACACCACCAAGGATTCCCAACCTCCTCACAAGGCCCATCCtatatggaaatggcagctgGGCGGTTCTGCAATACCTCTTCCACCTAGTCACAAATTCAGGAAATTTAATTCATAA